In Centroberyx gerrardi isolate f3 chromosome 14, fCenGer3.hap1.cur.20231027, whole genome shotgun sequence, the genomic stretch CTAGCCACGTAATGAGGCCTTATCAGTAAAATAGAAATTTCAGAATTATTTAGTCTTCCTTCAAGCATTTTGGTTAAGTTTTTTACTTCTCATGgtaacataaaaaaacatgtttttcggCGATACAATGGGATTTGTTGTATCGGCAATGGAGAGGCATTTTTATGAATGCTTTCACAATATGGTATTTAGTTACACATTATGTTCACTTGATATATTCCACATGCAGTCTTTTTATAAGATGTGAAGTATGAATATTGTGCTGTAGAAACTTGGTACTGAAGTGCCCATCTACAAATTCACATCTGTGATATATGTGTTACCTCATATCTATATCTGATGACAATGTAactatttattctatttatgcctttttaaatttcattttcagtgtttctaaTGTAAGACCTATGAACGTtggcttttttaaaaatcttgTTTCTAGTTcttgaaaagaataaaataaatgcctatagaaaaataattttctcaCCCCTAAATGGTTTTTCGCCTTTTTTGATTCAGTGATTTTTTAGTGTCCTGTACAACAAAACCCATTCATCATCAAAATTTCAATGATGAATTTGCAGAATTCTGCGTAGTATTATGCACCTCTTGCTTCCAGAGGCTCGTGACCTTTGCCCTTTCAAAACCCTGCTCTCTTCCTGCTATTGTGCCATCTGTGGACTGAAACCTAAcccccttttccttttttctgcaTTCTTATCACAAAGTCAACAGTGTTAAATGTGGAACATTCCCTTTGGAGGCTGGAAGGAAAGTGAATGTAAGAGATCAACCATAGTCTAACTGCAAGAAGTGAGATAGTTGCCAAATGCAACTACAGCAAATTGTAGTGAGGTAAAAAGTTTACATATGCTTCCAAATCAGAGTGCCAGTGTCCGTGTTTTGTGATCGTTCTACTCTCCTAATATCATTACAAAATGGCAACATTTAACTTAGGTTTCCCAGTTTAAATGGATACAAACAGTGTTTGAGGGAGTTTTATTGCATGTTACAGGTAACCATGTTACAGCAGTAGACTACAGCAGCATTCAGAAACAGATAAATAAGCATTTAACAATATGAGCTAAGCTTTATCTGTTTAATGGTTATGTAATAAAAGACAATGTTCAGAATCAGTTCATTTACATTTCCACATTTGCAAATTGTTTATACTAAGTGGGTATAAGGATTGGTCTTATCTGGCATTGGACAGACAGCAGATTTGTTTACATGCATTCCTGCTCTGTCACTAATATTCCTTCCGCCATGAGATCCTAGACGTTGCCATGAGTTCCTGTGGGAGTGCAACAGCTTTGAGGAAAATATCTTCAAACAtttcctgtcttcctctgtttACAACTGCGATGtgctaaatgaaaaaaacaggaacTGGATTATGAGAGGAAGGTGTTGGTGAGCCCATCTCTCTTGCATAACAAATGGCACAATGAGTCACGGTCAGAAGCTACGACCAGAGTGAGATGATACATTGTGCAATCTTTGCCTCTGGTAACTATTATTCTGAAGCATCAAGCCTGGCATCAGGTGACCTCTGTTTACCAGTTCTATCAAATCCTCCTTCATTTCTGTTGTCCCTCATCACTTACAAAATGTCTCGCTCCTGTTTGTGTAGATATGACAGGAGCTTATTCTATTCTTACGCTGGCTTCTTTCTTATGAtacatctgattggctggtgcTGGTGTTACTTGGCCTGCGCTGCTTCCCTGGCTCTGCCTCCCCTCCGTTGGCAGTGTTGGGCTGGGCCCCGGTCCCCGCAGCGGCCTCTCTGGGTATGTAGTTCACCACGgtgttgatcaggttgttgcgGAAGCTCTTGCTGAGGAAGTTGTACAGCACGGGGTTGGCGACGCAGTGGAAAAGGGACAGGCACTGCACCACGCTGAACGAGAAGTAGAGGACTTCCACTGTGTTGCAGCTGAGGACAAAGGGGTCGATGTCATCTATGGTGATCATGAATATCACCAGGTGGTAGGGCAGCCAGCACATCACGAACACTAGCGAGTACACGTGCACCAGCCACACGTCCCGCCGGCCCTGCACGTCCGCCGCTGTGCGGACCGCCCGGGCGATCAGCACATTGCAGGTGATGATGACGGCAGCGGGCCCCAGGAACTGGAAGATCAAGCAAAGGAAAGCCACGGTGACGAACCACTCTGTGTAGTTGTACTCAGGCATCATGTAGCAGCCTGGCTCGTCCCACTCCAGGAGATCCACGTGAACGTTCTCCAGCAGAGACAGGAACAAGGAGAGGAGCCACAGGCCGCCGCAGAGCAGCCAGCGGCGCCGGCCCGCCACAGGGAAGCAGGCCGGAGCGGAGGGCCTGGTGAGGGACAGGTAGCGCTCCAGGGTCATGAAGGCCAGGAAGAAGGAGCTGCTGTAGAAGTTGACCAGGTAGAAGAGGTGGGTGAACTTGCAGAGGAAGCGGCCCCACAGCCAAACCCTGTTCATGGTCACCTCCATCATGAAGAAAGGCATGGTCAGGATCACCATCAGGTCCGACAGGCTCACGTTGATGATGCAGAAGAGGACCCCGTTGGCCGAGTGGCGTCGGCGCCAGTTGACCCAGACGACCAGCGCATTCTCGAACAGGCCCACCATGAAGAGGAaaaggtagaggaggaagagggcgaTGCGGCGGTAGTCGTTGTCGAGCTGGATGGTGCACTCGTAGACGAACCATGGCGTGCCGTTGAAGTAGCCTGAGTGGTTGTGGTGCTCGTCAGTAGTCATGGTCTGGAGTGAAAAGCAGAGGGAAATTGTTTCGATGAGGATTGGGAGTTTAGATTTACTTGGAAGTTAAtctgattacattttcagacaTTGCATAACAAAGGCACAGAAGGAGGAGGGTGGCAGACACGCTGGGTTGAAATGAAATGCTTCTCGAACCTTTTGAGTGGTGTATACTAAAACCACAACAGGTGATTAGAATACCATTTCACAACCTAGAACATGCAAAGAACATAGATGTCCCACTTGGAGCTGCTGTGAGTGCATGCTTGAAATTATTCTTGAATAAACTTTTTCCATCTCCACCCATCATCAACACAGATAAACTGCTGTTAAACATGTGAAACACTTATTAGTTCTCTActttacaaaatgaaaactgCACACAGATTATCATTTCCAAACATAAATCAGTATTTACAATGAAAACGTTATCGTACCTTGGTGTGGTGGTGAGTGTGCTGGAGATGCTGGCTGATGAAGAGGGAGGTTCCCTCTTGAGGCCTTATTGTCTCCTGGAGCAAGAAGAGAGCTTTCTGTCTGTAGCCTGCAGACACAAGATGACTACCAATTCTGCTGTTTAGGGCTATCTGAGCAATCAGGCAGCCTGGAGTTTCTCCCCTCCCATCTCTTATTATTGAGTAACCCGCCCcccaaatcacacacacacacacacacacacacacactcctactaGATCTAACAGGACATCCTCAATGAGTAGCGGGGCGTGGTGCAGACGAGCAGGAAAGCCCACACAGCTAAAGGGTCTAGGTTTAGAGGACAGACACCCGGGTCTATGAGTGAATAACAGCCCAGgcaaaatgttttcaaacaGTAAGGTGTTTCCTTCATTTTCCATTCCAGCACTCATGGGAGGGACTTTGTTCAAACATAATAAATACTCAAAAAGCACCCAATCTTTCCAAAACTGTTCACAGTGATTTTATATCCCATGACTCCAAAGTGAAAATCTGTGTCCCCCCTCTGCTTCTCCTTGCCACTGGAATCCCCACAAGATCAGATTTAGTTTGGTACTTTATTCTACCTGTTCAGACAGGTTAACTTCATTGATTTACTTGTATATGTCAGCAAGCATATATGACCTGATCATTTGTATCAATTCAGTGATGGCGAGTTTCCTCAGTGAATTACCTTTCAGCATCCTGTAAAAGCATATAGATACTAGGCTGGTTGGCATGGTGCAGAGACACTGTGCAAACAGCCACCACATAGCAGAGGACAATGCCAGGAAGCCCCTCGGCTGTAGGGCAAAGTGAGTGACAGGCAGAGTATAGGAAGCCTGTGGCACTCAGCCTCACTGAGGAAGGGGGCTCTTtaacctacacacacatcctcattaTTGCATTATTTCAACACCCTCTTTAAAAGTGAGCTGCAGTTTAGCACACACTTTAGCCTATGCAGGTGATAATACTAACAgctgggtttcccaaaagcatctgaACGAGGAAGTTGTATTATAAGCCAGAAGACAATAATGAACAATTTGTTCTGATTTAACACGGGAGATGGTGGGAATGTTTTCGCTCacttcatttacttttttgattaaaaatgcaAATCCAATACAATTTGTTAACAAGGGCAGTGTCAGTCCCTCTGATACCACGATGCCTTTGAGAAACCAGGAACCAGGTCCTGGTGAGCTAGTCCTGACACATCCTTTCTGGAGTGACTGGAAGGTTATGACTTAGGTCAGCATGATAGGGAGAGAATGCAGGAAAGATCTGCCCTGTGCTCTGGACGCCGTGTTCCTACTGCCTCTCCGGATTGTCAGCATTTTGTAGCTTATGGACCCCcctaccccacacacacacacctcctcgcctccctctttttctctccttgtcCATCCTGCTTGATTCCCATTGTCTAAGTGCAGTCAATTCTCTCTTTTCTGATAGCAACAGGAAGGATGACAGTCAGCAAAATTACAACTTCTGGGAAGAGTGAGACAAAAAGCAGTCCCTGACCCTCACCACGCTGTTATGTGGAACTGGAGTAAAACTCAAATGACTAGAATGGCATCAGCCATTTAGCTACTAGCAAACAGTAACAGGACCTACAAAACATGAGTCAGCTACCAGCAAACTGCCCCTGCCCATTACAAGCAATAACATCTGCAGTACCAGGAGAAAGTATCTGCTATCGGCCCAGTAATGTCTGTATCTCTGCATGATTTCCTGCAGTCTATCTGTGGATGAAACATTTCCATGTATGTCATCAAATGCATTTCCAAGAATGTTGATTATCTCATTCTCAGATTTTTGTAATCCTACAACTTTAagttcctcctttttctcccacttctttcccccccacccccacccccacccccacccccacccccccacacacacacacacaaccaccaccaccacacacgtTCCAAAAAGTAACAAGACAAGCACTTTTCAGAAAATCtttgtaaaatatattttggtcCAAAAGCTGATTTGCAAAAATACAAGATGTGCAATCATCAAGTTCATGAGGCATCATACAGAGTACATCTATTCTGCCTTTCCAGTGTATTGGAATGCTATTTCATAActcatcacttttttttaaggCTAATCGCATAAAGCTGCTGAAATGTAGTGTTATTTCCTAAAATTTATAACAAATACCCAGGTCATAACTATGGAATTTTCTCAAATGTCATtacaacacacagacaatggATCTACCTGCTAGGTctattgctatttttttttttcctataacTTATCCCATCACAATGATTCAAATAGCACACGTTAGTCATTTTGATGCACAAAACACTCCAGCATTCCAAATGTTCAAAGGAACTCTGTCCAGAATGATGGCTGGGCCCATGTTTAGGAAGTGCTTTGATGTCAGTTTACACACCCAATTCCCCATAGACACATTACGTCGTTCATCAAAAAGGCAAGCGGATCTTAAAATGAGGATCGTCGTCCAGAGTCACTTCATCAATGTGGGCCCAGCTCTCTGGTCCCGCTGGAACGCCCTCAGGTTGGCCACTACACATTCCCTCCGCTCACATATGCAGGGTTGGCGAAAATGTTCACAGGCCCAGATTTGATACTCTTTTGACACTCGTTTCAATCCCACACCAATACCATTTCAACTGATAGGGCTTTACTGTACCTTTACTGACAAATCTAGCGGAGACCTTGGGGGAAACACCATTTGATCCACTGAAATACTTATTTGTGTTTGATTGAACTAGTCTGTCACAATAGAGCCAATTTGATTGTATTCAAAAGTGCAAACCCCACTAGAAAAAGCTTTGATCCCACACATTTGGCACTCTAAACACTCAAATGGCCTGTTTCACATATATAAATGAGCTTATCTCTTAAGTCTAGTGCCTAGACTAACATGATTTTGCAATGCCCATCTCCATTAAATATTATTCTGGGATTAGGTTTAGTTCATGCCTGTGGAACCAGAGCAAACTGACCGAAATAAATCCCAAAATAATGATATTTGACCTAGCGATGATCTGGTCTAACACTTTGAACACAGATCAGCAGCGGTCTGTTTCCAAGTACCCTTTTGTTCCAAAGTTAGTCAGTTAGAGTGCTTAATATCTATAAGAAATACATCTTAaatcttaaaaataaatatatgcatCAGTAGTAGTACATAATATTGCAACTATGGAAGTAGTCTTGTCTCAGATCACCAAAGTTGAATAatgatctgtgtgtgcatactttttttttttttttttttttggtcaatgGTAACATAGAATTTCAGAGAACAAGAGCAAAAATAAGGAAACCTTTTCAAATAGCAGTTGGATGTTGGGATGTTTTTACCAACTGATGAAAGTGGTGTTACGCGAAAATATTTGAGATGAATTCGCGGAATCGTTTGGCGTACTGCTCAGGATGGACTGTGGAGATTTCAGCACCAGCCTGGGAGAGACACAGGGGGagggaaacagggaaagagcagaaagagagagagagaagagatggagacaaagagagatagatTAAAAAGGGGATCGGCATCAGCTGTGTGCACCACACATTTCATGACACGACGCGACATGGGAGCAAACATCAAAAGCTTGCCCGCCACGCAGGTACAGCTGAACGTTCTGAGCATCTGACGGCGGCCCTTcacctctttccttcctttcttgtGTTACTCACCCCGTGTTTGACAGTTTTTGCTGCATGAGCGGCTTTCTTCTTGGTGTCGTACTGAGTAAGTACGTCAATCAGGCCCATGAAGTAGACCTCCCTCTGAGGGGCTCCTGAGATGAAAGGCAGAGAACAATCAGGGTAATTTTACTGGGTTTATATGACAGCGGCACTGATGAACCTCATACAATAATCATCAAACCAAAAGTTCCCCCTCATTAAATGGATATGGAAAGTTGTTAACATCCTCTTCTGAACAACCTGGATGATGATACTCGGGCTCAAGTGAGGACACGAGGACATGTATAATGGATTTGGGCCAAATATAATATCATGTGACATTGAAGAGAAACAGTTCCTGTCTTCACTCACATGATAATGTCTGCTAAGCTGTAAAGAAATGGTTAGATTTACAATTTGTCTTGTGTGCTGTAAGTATACTGTGCTTTCTTGTACAGCATTTTCACAGTGCCCCATTTTGTATGGGAGCTGCATTACTTCTGTAACAAATTACAATCTGAAATtggaatttctttccaaagcctttgcctttccatcaaggcaaagggcagctactttaaagaatctaaaatataagatagttttgatttgtttaacacttttttggtcactgcataattccatttgtgttatttcatagttttgatctctttactattattctaaaatgtggaaaatagtaaaaataaagaaaaatgtggtgtgtcgcaacttctgactggtagtgtatgttttCTTAGCTTCACACTTGAGTCTAGGATGAGTGTAGATTTCTTGGCCTGAACCAAGTGTGTACCTGGGACACTCCCGACTGCGTACACGTCCACGTAGGGGTCGAACTCCCCGGGCCCCAGGGGTTTGCAGGAGGACATGTATCCGGCGATGCCCTCAGGAGAGGTGCCGTAGGAGCCCACCGTCGCGGCCGGGGCCAGGCCGTTCTCCGTCTCCAGATCTTCCTCGTTGGAAGgctcctcgccctcctcctcctcccgctcggCCCGGCCCACGTCGTGGATACCGAGCAGCAGGCTGTAGTCCATGATCTTCAGCTTCACTAGGAACTGGGGAAACCGGTGAGAGACAATGGCTATGAGGCTCATCAAGAGTTATGGTATACTgtaagagggagacagataaTAAAATGCTGCTattaaaaagaagttgaagattGCCAAAAGCTGAAAATTGCTGGCCAGGCAATGGGCATTTGTTATCTGGATATGCTGTGATTAATGTGTCCTATGGGTGTGTGCTAATAACCTAGTTTACTTGCCTTGGTGAAATTGATTGGGGAATAATGCAATGCTGAACACAAGACAataatttataaaaataaatttcACCTCCACCCTCCTAATGGCAAAATGGAAACATAGGCGCTGCATTACAGATGTTGACAACGTGAATACAGTCCCTGACTCTGACCATGTTGTTATGTGGAACTGGAGTAAAACTCAAATAACTAGAATGCATCAGCCATTTAGCTACTAGCAAACAGTAACAGGACCTACAAAACATGAGTCAGCTACCAGCAAACTGCCCCTGCCCATTACAAGCAATAACATCTGCAGTACCAGGAGAAAGTATCTGCTATCGGCCCAGTAATGTCTGTATCTCTGCATGATTTCCTGCAGTCTATCTGTGGATGAAACATTTCCATGTATGTCATCAAATAAATGGTTACTGCAATAAACGGTTAATTCAACGGTTAATTTGAGCAAGAATAGTGATTacgaatttttttttccacatttgtaATCCTATAGCTGCAATCCTATACTCTATATATTATACTCATCTTAAAGTTCCTCTTTATTCTCCCACTCCAtccttctctatttctctctctctgagtagTAACAACGCAAGCACTTTTCAGAAAGGCTAATTGCATAAAGCTGCTGAAATGTAGTGTTATcttctaacatttttttttaacaaatttaTAACAAATACCCAGGTTATCACTGTGGAATTTTCTCAAATGTCATtacaacacacagacaatgaATCTACATGCTAGTTCTATTGCTATTTCTTTCAATATCTTATCCCATCACAATCTTCAGCTCTCTGGGTGTGTGCTAATATCCTAATTTACTTGCCTCTGTGAAATTGGTTGGGGAATAATGCGACGctgaacacaaaacaataaTCTAGGGGAAATTTCACCTCCACCCTCCTAATGGCAACATGGCAACACAGGAGTGCTGCATCAAAGATGTGGAGAACGTTAATGCTGCCGCTATGTGGTGGAGGTTTGTAACAACAGCGGGATGTTACGGTCAAAGACGTCACCCACCTCCACATCTCTGTTGAGTTTCTCCATGAacttctccttctgctcctcGGTCACATACACCTTCTGCATGTTGTTCCTGAAGTCCATGTCCTTGAAGGTGGGAAGCTCTTTCCCCTtaggaataaaataaatctttagCTGGAGGTGTGGGATTAGGAGGAGGCAGCTAGCCAAATACTGATGTGGTCAAATGACAAATTGAATAAAATGGATATTAGTTAAGACGTTTCTTTTACCCTTTCTTTGTCACTTGCTTCACGAGACACCAGAGAGCCCTGCAAGAACAACGTGTTAGAAATATTTTGACCAATACTTTTTTGCCAACAATTAAAAACAGCTGCCCACATAGAGAATCAAGTATTGGTGGTCTGTGAAAGCAACAGCTATAAACTGACAGGTGCCTCATTGATGCCTCTCTCTTGCACTGCAGGGCCAATTTAGAGAGGAGTAACGACTTAATCTCTGACTTCCTCCAGCGTGCTCTGAACCAGTGATGAGAACTGGGATGTGAGAATAAAGGTCAGACTGTTTCGACACGCAGTTCCTCCTCACCTTCAGGTCGTACTTCCTGTGCACCACCAGTCTGTGGCTGAACATGTTCCTCATGACGATCAGGTAGGTCTCCTCGCTCTCCACGCTGACCCGGTACATACCCAGGAACTGTGGCAGCAGGGTGCTGCCGTGACACTTCACTATGTGCTGCGGGGAGAATCAACATCGAATTCAGTTCACGACTATTATGATAAAGCCTTGATGTGCTgctgaaaatgcaaataaaataagaaatattgtaaaagagaaaaagtcacatttgcCTATGAAAATGAATACACAGCCTCAAGACTATACATATTTCAGGCTTATAATGGACTGTATTCAAATGCCTCTTTGTCCCCCGTTTGAAGAAGAACACTGAAGAACTCTGTTGTACCCTAGAACCAATTACTGTGTCTATCCAGGTTAGGCATTTAGCCCTGCTCACCACTCACTGTAGCAGTCTATTAAAATAGACACTCACTTCAGGCTGACCTCATTCAGTGTCCCCTGAAACACGCTGGACAGGATGTTAAAACGCTTTGCGTGAAGGAACATTGTTTTGTACATCTATTTTTAATTCCTACTCCTTATTCTCCATCGGTGTTCAGCGTGCagcaaacaaaatgacaatGGCACTCTGGACAAACCAAGGTAGTAGATGATGCCCTCAAGCTATTACGGGCTGTCACACAATtatgaggttaaaaaaaaaatgtgtcaaatttGGATCCAAAGTTTGAAAAGTTGCTCTCAGGACCTCAAGGCCGACTACTGCTAAatctcatacatacacacaaacaaaaaccctGTTTCAATCAGTGTGTAACTGGTTACCGAGGGCACACATGATAACATTTTTTATCTTGACAATCTAGAATCACCCCCTGCCAAACAACCAGCAAACTGTAAAGATCTCTGAAGGAACTCTGCAGTGCCAACCCAAGAGCTCTCATAACAATGTAGTCATTCAGTGCCAAGTGAGTCGACAAACCCTCTCAAACAGAGCTGCCATTTTTCTCATCTCCCTCACAGTTTTATGTAGGCTACAGAACCACAGGCTACACATTCCAGGCAGAGCTCAAGGAAACCAAACGTTTGCTTCGGT encodes the following:
- the pip4k2ca gene encoding phosphatidylinositol 5-phosphate 4-kinase type-2 gamma, whose amino-acid sequence is MASVGNSGAISSPMVILAPKTKTKKKHFVQQKVKVFRASDPVQSVFMWGVNHSINDLNQVPVPVMLLPDDFKANTKIKVNNHLFNKENLPGHFKFKEYCPQVFRNLRERFGIEDLDYQVSLTRSPPMRSADAQGEGLLLNSYDRTLVVKQISSEDVADMHSILSEYHQHIVKCHGSTLLPQFLGMYRVSVESEETYLIVMRNMFSHRLVVHRKYDLKGSLVSREASDKERGKELPTFKDMDFRNNMQKVYVTEEQKEKFMEKLNRDVEFLVKLKIMDYSLLLGIHDVGRAEREEEEGEEPSNEEDLETENGLAPAATVGSYGTSPEGIAGYMSSCKPLGPGEFDPYVDVYAVGSVPGAPQREVYFMGLIDVLTQYDTKKKAAHAAKTVKHGAGAEISTVHPEQYAKRFREFISNIFA
- the ackr5 gene encoding G-protein coupled receptor 182; this encodes MTTDEHHNHSGYFNGTPWFVYECTIQLDNDYRRIALFLLYLFLFMVGLFENALVVWVNWRRRHSANGVLFCIINVSLSDLMVILTMPFFMMEVTMNRVWLWGRFLCKFTHLFYLVNFYSSSFFLAFMTLERYLSLTRPSAPACFPVAGRRRWLLCGGLWLLSLFLSLLENVHVDLLEWDEPGCYMMPEYNYTEWFVTVAFLCLIFQFLGPAAVIITCNVLIARAVRTAADVQGRRDVWLVHVYSLVFVMCWLPYHLVIFMITIDDIDPFVLSCNTVEVLYFSFSVVQCLSLFHCVANPVLYNFLSKSFRNNLINTVVNYIPREAAAGTGAQPNTANGGEAEPGKQRRPSNTSTSQSDVS